A genomic segment from Nicotiana tabacum cultivar K326 chromosome 9, ASM71507v2, whole genome shotgun sequence encodes:
- the LOC142163971 gene encoding uncharacterized protein LOC142163971: MRRPTGETPYMLVYDTEAVIPAKFEIPSLRVIQEAMLDDTKWTRVRNEQLMVIEENRMDAELSKKFTKIEFKHIPGIQNGFAEAIATFSSMIQHPVKNYIDPIKIEIKFQHAYCFHIDTKLDDKPWYNNIKRFLEIREYPENATNRKKQTLRRLANQFFLNGEVFYRRTPYLGLLRCVDVVEATRSLEEIHAGTCGPHVNGFTLANTNYRAGYFWMTM; the protein is encoded by the exons ATGAGGAGACCCACTGGGGAAACGCCATACATGTTAGTATATGACACTGAAGCTGTCATACCCGCAAAGTTCGAGATACCATCTTTAAGAGTCATTCAAGAAGCCATGTTAGACGACACAAAATGGACACGGGTCAGGAATGAGCAACTCATGGTCATTGAAGAGAATAGAATGGATGCG GAGctaagcaagaagttcacaaagatCGAGTTCAAGCACATTCCCGGGATCCAGAATGGGTTTGCTGAAGCCATTGCAACCTTCTCATCAATGATTCAGCATCCAGTTAAAAATTACATAGACCCTATCAAGATAGAGATCAAGTTTCAACATGCCTACTGTTTTCATATAGATACAAAGCTAGATGATAAGCCATGGTACAACAACATCAAAAGATTCCTTGAAATAAGAGAGTATCCAGAGAATGCTACTAATCGTAAGAAGCAAACACTCAGAAGGCTGGCAAATCAATTTTTCCTTAACGGGGAAGTCTTTTATAGGAGGACCCCATACTTGGGTCTGTTAAGATGTGTAGATGTCGTTGAAGCAACTAGATCTCTAGAAGAAATACATGCAGGAACGTGTGGACCCCATGTGAATGGCTTCACCTTAGCAAATACAAATTACAGagctggatacttttggatgactatgtaA